The following proteins are co-located in the Noviherbaspirillum sp. UKPF54 genome:
- a CDS encoding ATP-binding protein — protein sequence MKKIRHRLGWLRSGLFWRTFILLAFLITASLLTWVASFRTVERTPRAQQIAAQVISIVTITRAALTHSAPDLRRELLFDLASNEGIRVYPLEKNDAIEPPEDSGVLPVLEADVKARLGKDTKFAGKVNDVAGFWISFKIDDDEYWLRLDRERIERVSNIQWLGWGAISLALALLGAVFISRLINQPLSRLTDATRAIAKGVQPEPLPEKGPTEIREANRSFNQMVADLKRLESDRAIILAGISHDLRTPLARMQLELELAKLSEDARNGMQSDLAQMDSIIGQFLEYARPSDKSQHDPVELSALLSSCAHEAERLPDVRITTDITPGVKVIGNATELKRVVHNLIENARRYGKSAGIDLAEIDIACHVENGQAVIEVADNGSGVPESEMERLLRPFTRMDVARGQANGSGLGLAIVDRIIKRHHGSLKLSNRASGGLKIRIAFDTLAMRV from the coding sequence ATGAAGAAGATCCGACACCGCCTAGGCTGGCTCAGGAGCGGCCTGTTCTGGCGGACCTTCATTTTGCTGGCGTTCCTGATCACGGCAAGCCTGCTGACCTGGGTGGCCAGCTTCCGTACCGTGGAACGTACGCCGCGCGCGCAGCAGATCGCGGCGCAGGTGATTTCCATCGTGACCATTACGCGGGCGGCACTGACCCACTCCGCGCCGGATTTGCGGCGCGAGCTCCTGTTCGACCTTGCCAGCAATGAAGGCATCCGTGTCTACCCGCTGGAAAAAAATGATGCGATCGAGCCGCCCGAGGACAGCGGCGTGCTGCCGGTACTGGAGGCGGACGTCAAGGCCCGCCTTGGCAAAGACACGAAATTCGCCGGCAAGGTCAACGACGTAGCCGGTTTCTGGATCAGCTTCAAGATCGACGACGACGAATACTGGTTGCGGCTGGACCGCGAGCGCATCGAACGGGTATCGAACATCCAGTGGCTTGGATGGGGCGCCATTTCCCTCGCGCTGGCGCTGCTGGGCGCGGTCTTCATCTCGCGCCTGATCAACCAGCCGCTGTCGCGCCTGACCGACGCCACGCGCGCCATCGCCAAGGGCGTGCAACCGGAGCCGCTACCGGAAAAGGGCCCGACCGAGATCCGGGAAGCCAACCGCAGCTTCAACCAGATGGTGGCCGACCTGAAGCGACTGGAATCGGACCGTGCCATCATTCTTGCCGGCATTTCACATGACTTGCGTACGCCGCTGGCGCGCATGCAACTGGAACTGGAACTGGCCAAGCTGAGCGAAGACGCGCGCAACGGCATGCAATCCGACCTGGCGCAGATGGACTCGATCATCGGCCAGTTCCTGGAATACGCGAGACCGAGCGACAAGTCGCAGCACGACCCGGTCGAACTGAGCGCGCTGCTGTCCAGTTGCGCGCACGAGGCGGAACGCCTCCCGGATGTGCGGATCACGACCGACATCACGCCTGGCGTGAAGGTCATCGGCAACGCGACCGAGCTGAAGCGCGTCGTCCACAACCTGATCGAAAATGCCCGGCGTTACGGCAAGAGCGCCGGTATCGACCTGGCCGAAATCGATATTGCCTGTCATGTAGAAAACGGGCAGGCGGTGATCGAAGTGGCGGACAACGGCTCGGGTGTCCCGGAATCCGAAATGGAGCGCCTCCTGCGGCCATTTACGCGCATGGACGTTGCACGTGGGCAAGCTAATGGCTCGGGCCTGGGCTTGGCTATCGTCGATCGCATCATCAAGCGCCACCACGGCTCGCTCAAGCTGTCGAACCGAGCCAGCGGCGGGTTGAAGATCCGGATTGCCTTCGATACGCTGGCGATGCGGGTATAA
- a CDS encoding ATP-binding cassette domain-containing protein: MIRFLQVSLTRGVKPLLDSVDLTLNPGEKAGLIGANGAGKSSLFAMLRGELHADQGELGFPAKWRMAYVAQETPALDRPAIEYAIDGDTHLRHLQAELAELEAHPDHAASGTRIAELHAALADADAYTVRSRAEQLLTGLGFTQEQMQQPVASFSGGWRMRLNLAQALMCPSDLLLLDEPTNHLDLDAIIWLEDWLKRYPGTLIIISHDRDFLDGVVNVIVHIDERKLKRYSGNYSAFERQRAAQIALTQAAYEKQARQRAHLQSFIDRFKAKATKARQAQSRMKMLAKMEEIAPLQAAAEFSFEFREPLSAPNPLLVMEDVDAGYRTEGGDKTIVSGINFSLQTGQRIGLLGVNGAGKSTLVKTIAGELKPLAGDARLGKGLVIGYFAQHQVEMLRHDESPLWHLARIAPNVREQELRNFLGGFNFGGDMVTSKIAPFSGGEKARLALALIVWQRPNLLLLDEPTNHLDLETREALTMALAQFEGTLVLVSHDRHLLRATTDQFMIVADGKLQPFDGDLDDYRDWLFKTKLGKTDTPSSASEAPEKPSAAAASESREDRQERRRLEAEERQRMSALKKPIEARIKRLDEQMAKLNARKAEVDARLAEPSIYDDANKEELKTLILDQAYLARELEQLETEWLEKQEALEQLTA; the protein is encoded by the coding sequence ATGATACGTTTTCTTCAAGTCAGTTTGACCCGCGGCGTCAAGCCGCTGCTCGACAGCGTCGACCTGACGCTCAATCCGGGCGAAAAGGCCGGCCTGATCGGCGCCAATGGCGCCGGCAAGTCGAGCCTGTTCGCCATGTTGCGCGGCGAACTGCACGCCGACCAGGGCGAGCTCGGTTTTCCGGCGAAGTGGCGCATGGCTTACGTCGCCCAGGAGACGCCGGCGCTCGACCGTCCGGCGATCGAATATGCGATCGACGGCGACACCCATCTGCGCCACCTGCAGGCGGAACTGGCGGAGCTGGAAGCCCATCCGGACCATGCCGCCAGCGGCACCCGCATCGCGGAACTGCACGCAGCGCTGGCCGACGCGGACGCCTACACGGTGCGTTCGCGCGCGGAACAGCTGCTCACCGGCCTGGGCTTCACCCAGGAACAGATGCAGCAGCCGGTGGCCAGCTTTTCCGGCGGCTGGCGCATGCGCCTGAACCTGGCGCAGGCGCTGATGTGCCCGTCCGACCTGCTGCTGCTGGACGAGCCGACCAACCACCTCGACCTTGACGCCATCATCTGGCTGGAAGATTGGCTCAAGCGCTATCCGGGTACGCTGATCATCATTTCGCACGACCGCGATTTCCTTGACGGCGTGGTGAACGTGATCGTCCATATCGACGAACGCAAGCTCAAGCGATATTCCGGCAACTACTCGGCATTCGAGCGCCAGCGCGCGGCGCAGATCGCGCTGACCCAGGCAGCCTACGAAAAGCAGGCACGGCAGCGCGCCCACCTGCAATCCTTCATCGACCGCTTCAAGGCCAAGGCCACCAAGGCGCGCCAGGCGCAAAGCCGCATGAAGATGCTGGCGAAGATGGAGGAAATCGCTCCCTTGCAGGCCGCCGCCGAGTTTTCGTTCGAATTCCGTGAACCGTTGAGCGCGCCCAACCCGCTGCTGGTGATGGAAGACGTCGATGCCGGTTACCGCACCGAAGGCGGCGACAAGACCATCGTATCCGGAATTAATTTCTCGCTGCAGACCGGCCAGCGCATCGGCCTGCTGGGCGTGAACGGTGCCGGCAAATCGACCCTCGTCAAAACCATCGCCGGCGAACTGAAGCCGCTGGCGGGCGACGCACGACTCGGCAAAGGACTGGTGATCGGCTATTTCGCGCAGCACCAGGTCGAAATGCTGCGGCACGACGAATCGCCGCTATGGCATCTGGCGCGCATTGCGCCGAACGTGCGAGAACAGGAGCTGCGCAATTTCCTGGGTGGCTTCAATTTCGGTGGGGATATGGTGACCAGCAAGATCGCGCCATTCTCCGGCGGCGAAAAGGCGCGCCTGGCACTGGCGCTGATCGTCTGGCAGCGCCCCAACCTGCTGCTGCTGGACGAGCCGACCAACCACCTCGACCTGGAAACGCGCGAGGCGCTGACGATGGCGCTGGCGCAGTTCGAGGGCACGCTGGTGCTGGTGTCGCACGACCGCCACCTGCTGCGCGCCACCACCGACCAGTTCATGATCGTGGCCGACGGCAAGCTGCAGCCGTTCGACGGCGATCTCGACGATTACCGCGACTGGCTGTTCAAGACCAAGCTCGGCAAAACGGATACGCCCTCTTCCGCTTCGGAAGCACCCGAGAAGCCTTCCGCCGCCGCGGCATCGGAATCGCGCGAAGACCGCCAGGAGCGGCGCCGGCTGGAAGCCGAAGAACGCCAGCGCATGTCCGCGCTGAAAAAGCCGATCGAAGCGCGCATCAAGCGCCTCGACGAGCAGATGGCGAAGCTCAATGCCCGCAAGGCCGAAGTCGATGCACGGCTGGCCGAACCGTCCATCTATGACGACGCCAACAAGGAAGAGCTGAAAACCCTGATCCTCGACCAGGCCTACCTGGCCAGGGAACTGGAACAGCTCGAGACCGAATGGCTGGAGAAGCAGGAAGCGCTGGAACAGCTCACCGCCTGA
- a CDS encoding iron-containing alcohol dehydrogenase: MLNFDLYNPTNILFGKGRIADLAKVVPADARVLLLYGGGSIKSNGVFDEVMAALAGRSVQEFAGIEPNPSYETLMQAVELVRRDKLDFLLAVGGGSVIDGTKFVAAAACFEGDPWAILEKRGRNITQALPFGTILTLPATGSEMNDGSVITRKALQAKMAFSSRLVFPKFSILDPSKTFSLPARQVGNGVVDAFAHVMEQYMTYPVNSPVQDRFAEGLLQTLIEEGPKALAKPDDYDVRANIMWCATLALNGLIGAGVPQDWATHMVGHELTALYGLDHAQTLAIVLPGMLRVRKESKRAKLLQYAARVWSISEGDEDARIEQAIRRTQDFFEQMGVKTRLSDYQLGAQNIEAILKHLENHRMVTLGEQRDVTLEVSRKVLELSV; this comes from the coding sequence GTGCTGAACTTCGATTTATATAATCCGACCAACATTCTTTTCGGCAAAGGTCGCATCGCCGACTTGGCCAAGGTGGTGCCGGCCGATGCGCGTGTACTGTTGCTGTACGGCGGCGGCAGCATCAAGAGCAACGGCGTGTTCGATGAAGTGATGGCAGCACTGGCCGGACGCAGCGTGCAGGAGTTTGCCGGCATCGAGCCGAATCCGAGCTACGAAACGCTGATGCAGGCGGTCGAACTGGTACGCCGCGACAAGCTGGATTTCCTGCTGGCGGTCGGTGGCGGTTCCGTCATCGATGGCACCAAGTTCGTGGCGGCTGCCGCCTGCTTCGAAGGCGATCCCTGGGCGATCCTGGAAAAGCGCGGCCGCAACATCACGCAGGCGCTGCCGTTTGGCACCATCCTGACGCTGCCTGCCACCGGGTCCGAAATGAATGACGGCTCGGTCATCACGCGCAAGGCGCTGCAGGCGAAGATGGCGTTTTCCTCGCGGCTGGTATTCCCGAAATTCTCCATCCTCGATCCGTCCAAGACCTTCAGCCTGCCGGCCAGGCAGGTCGGCAACGGCGTGGTCGATGCGTTCGCGCACGTGATGGAACAGTACATGACCTATCCAGTGAATTCGCCGGTGCAGGATCGATTCGCGGAAGGCTTGCTGCAGACGCTGATCGAGGAAGGCCCGAAGGCGTTGGCGAAACCGGACGATTACGACGTGCGCGCCAACATCATGTGGTGCGCCACCCTTGCGCTGAATGGCCTGATCGGCGCCGGCGTGCCGCAGGACTGGGCCACGCACATGGTGGGTCACGAACTGACCGCCTTGTACGGACTTGACCATGCGCAGACGCTGGCGATCGTGTTGCCGGGCATGCTGCGCGTGCGCAAGGAAAGCAAGCGCGCGAAACTGCTGCAATACGCGGCGCGCGTGTGGAGCATCAGCGAAGGCGACGAGGATGCGCGTATCGAACAGGCGATCCGGCGCACCCAGGACTTCTTCGAACAGATGGGCGTGAAAACCCGCCTGTCCGACTACCAGTTGGGCGCGCAAAACATCGAGGCGATCCTGAAACACCTGGAAAACCACCGCATGGTGACGCTGGGAGAACAACGCGATGTAACGCTGGAAGTCAGCCGCAAGGTACTCGAACTGAGCGTGTAA
- the ompR gene encoding two-component system response regulator OmpR, with translation MNTTNPTTNQPASAGHQAKILVVDDDLRLRDLLRRYLAEQGFNVVTAENAQAMNKLWIRERYDLLVLDLMLPGEDGLSICRRLRGAGDQTPIIMLTAKGEDVDRIVGLEMGADDYVPKPFNPRELVARINAVLRRKGPDEIPGAPSETPQTFRFGDFVLDLGTRTLKRNDSTISLTTGEFSVLKVFARHARQPLSREKLMELARGREYEVFDRSLDVQISRLRKLIEPDPSNPIFIQTVWGLGYVFIPDGQPR, from the coding sequence ATGAATACGACAAATCCGACAACAAACCAACCCGCGTCCGCCGGACACCAGGCGAAAATCCTGGTGGTGGACGATGACCTGCGTCTGCGTGATCTGTTGCGCCGTTATCTGGCCGAGCAAGGCTTCAACGTGGTGACCGCGGAAAACGCGCAAGCCATGAACAAGCTGTGGATCCGGGAGCGCTATGATCTGCTGGTGCTGGACCTGATGCTCCCCGGGGAAGACGGCCTGTCGATCTGCCGGCGCCTGCGCGGGGCCGGCGACCAGACCCCGATCATCATGCTCACGGCTAAGGGGGAAGACGTCGACCGCATCGTCGGCCTGGAAATGGGCGCCGACGACTACGTGCCGAAGCCTTTCAATCCGCGCGAACTGGTGGCGCGCATCAATGCCGTCCTGCGCCGCAAGGGTCCGGACGAAATCCCGGGTGCGCCGTCGGAAACGCCTCAGACCTTCCGCTTCGGCGATTTCGTGCTCGATCTCGGCACCCGCACGCTCAAGCGCAACGACAGTACCATTTCGCTCACCACCGGCGAGTTCTCCGTGCTGAAGGTGTTTGCACGCCACGCGCGCCAGCCGCTGTCGCGCGAAAAGCTGATGGAACTGGCGCGCGGCCGCGAATATGAAGTGTTCGACCGCAGCCTGGACGTGCAGATTTCCCGCTTGCGCAAGCTGATCGAGCCCGACCCCTCCAATCCGATTTTCATTCAAACCGTGTGGGGACTCGGCTACGTATTCATCCCCGATGGCCAGCCGCGATAG
- a CDS encoding Rossmann-like and DUF2520 domain-containing protein: protein MKTGASPKTLNIIGCGKVGKTLARLWAQRSTFIVQDILNRTPDSARKAAAFIGAGHAVDDYAGLRAADVCLIAATDDQIAACCEQLAHAGQLGPSTIVFHCSGALPSSVLQAAVQCGASVASIHPIRSFADPAQAAAAFDGTYCGAEGDTQALEALNDAFSAIGARIVPIHSDGKILYHSAAVFACNYLVTLLDVALQAYQQSGVPQEVALRLMEPLVRGTIDNVFKAGTVNALTGPIARGDLATTAKQAHAVADWCADYGKLYEQFVALTKELAARRNDADT, encoded by the coding sequence ATGAAAACAGGCGCGTCCCCGAAAACTCTCAACATCATTGGTTGCGGCAAGGTCGGCAAGACCCTGGCGCGCCTGTGGGCGCAACGATCGACGTTCATCGTCCAGGACATACTTAACCGCACGCCTGACAGCGCGCGGAAGGCGGCGGCATTCATCGGCGCCGGCCATGCCGTCGACGATTACGCCGGCCTGCGCGCCGCCGACGTCTGCCTGATCGCCGCGACGGACGACCAGATCGCGGCGTGCTGCGAGCAGCTCGCCCATGCCGGCCAGCTGGGGCCAAGCACCATCGTCTTCCATTGCAGCGGAGCGCTACCTTCGTCTGTGCTGCAGGCCGCCGTGCAGTGCGGGGCGTCGGTCGCGAGCATTCATCCGATCCGCAGCTTTGCCGACCCGGCGCAGGCGGCAGCCGCTTTCGACGGCACCTATTGCGGAGCAGAAGGCGATACGCAGGCGCTTGAGGCGCTCAACGACGCCTTCAGCGCAATCGGCGCACGCATCGTGCCGATTCATTCGGACGGCAAGATTCTGTATCACTCCGCAGCGGTTTTCGCATGCAACTACCTGGTCACGCTGCTCGACGTTGCGCTGCAGGCTTACCAACAGTCGGGCGTTCCACAGGAAGTGGCGTTACGCCTGATGGAACCACTGGTGCGCGGAACGATAGACAACGTTTTCAAGGCGGGCACCGTCAATGCTCTTACCGGCCCGATTGCCCGCGGCGACCTGGCAACGACCGCGAAGCAGGCGCACGCCGTCGCAGATTGGTGCGCGGATTACGGCAAGCTGTACGAGCAATTCGTCGCGCTGACGAAGGAGCTTGCCGCGCGCCGCAACGACGCGGACACCTGA
- the alaC gene encoding alanine transaminase: MTQSRSPRRFARIDRLPPYVFNITAELKMAARRRGEDIIDMSMGNPDGPTPPHIVEKLVEVARQPDTHGYSASKGIPRLRRAIARWYKTRYAVEIDPDSEAIVTIGSKEGLAHLMLATLDRGDTVLVPNPSYPIHIYGAVIAGADIRSVRMSPGVDFFAELERAIRESYPKPKMMIFGFPSNPTAQCVELDFFERVVKLAKEHDILVVHDLAYADIVFDGWTAPSIMQVPGARDVAVEFFTLSKSYNMAGWRIGFMVGNKELVAALARIKSYHDYGSFTPVQVAAIAALEGDQTCVQEIRAKYQSRRDVLVKGLHEAGWDVDLPKASMYIWARIPEPYLHLGSLEFAKQLLAKATVCVSPGIGFGEYGDEYVRFALIENEARIRQAIRGIKAMFREDSLVHRD; encoded by the coding sequence ATGACACAATCCCGAAGCCCGCGCCGCTTTGCGCGCATCGATCGCCTTCCCCCTTACGTTTTCAACATCACGGCCGAACTGAAGATGGCAGCCCGCCGTCGCGGCGAGGACATCATCGACATGTCGATGGGTAATCCCGATGGCCCGACGCCGCCGCACATCGTCGAAAAGCTGGTCGAGGTCGCCAGGCAGCCCGACACGCACGGCTACTCGGCCTCCAAGGGCATTCCGCGCCTGCGCCGCGCCATCGCGCGCTGGTACAAGACGCGCTATGCGGTGGAGATCGACCCGGACAGCGAAGCGATCGTAACGATCGGCTCGAAGGAAGGCCTGGCGCACCTGATGCTCGCCACGTTGGATCGCGGCGACACGGTGCTGGTGCCCAATCCGAGCTACCCGATCCACATCTACGGCGCGGTGATCGCCGGCGCCGACATCCGCTCCGTGCGCATGAGCCCGGGCGTCGATTTTTTCGCCGAGCTGGAGCGCGCCATCCGCGAAAGCTATCCGAAACCGAAGATGATGATCTTCGGCTTTCCCTCCAATCCGACGGCGCAATGCGTGGAGCTCGATTTTTTCGAGCGCGTGGTCAAGCTCGCCAAAGAGCATGACATCCTGGTCGTGCATGACCTGGCATATGCCGATATCGTGTTCGACGGATGGACGGCGCCATCCATCATGCAGGTGCCGGGCGCGCGCGACGTGGCCGTGGAATTCTTCACGCTGTCGAAGAGCTATAACATGGCCGGCTGGCGCATCGGATTCATGGTCGGCAACAAGGAGCTGGTGGCGGCGTTGGCGCGCATCAAGAGCTATCACGACTATGGCAGCTTCACGCCGGTGCAGGTGGCCGCGATCGCGGCGCTGGAAGGCGATCAGACCTGCGTGCAGGAGATCCGCGCAAAGTACCAGAGCCGGCGCGATGTGCTCGTCAAGGGCTTGCACGAAGCGGGCTGGGATGTGGACCTGCCGAAGGCCTCGATGTACATCTGGGCACGGATTCCGGAACCGTACCTGCATCTCGGTTCGCTGGAATTTGCAAAACAATTGCTGGCCAAGGCGACAGTCTGCGTTTCGCCGGGTATCGGCTTCGGCGAATATGGTGACGAGTATGTGCGCTTTGCGCTGATCGAGAACGAGGCGCGCATCCGCCAGGCGATTCGCGGGATCAAGGCCATGTTCCGCGAAGACAGTCTCGTCCATCGCGATTGA
- a CDS encoding DUF4382 domain-containing protein, with protein sequence MRFKKIVQHARSLAAVGVAAQLAACGGGGDHALAEGTLRVSLANTGSNTCGYDMVRIAVDSVMVNQSANAIPGDAGWQPKDVPLALRQAKDMDLSAQNNNSPQEVVTMSVPAGNYAQVRLWLEQNSALVVAPSWVMQSGTKITLDTSKAATVPVPYAFTVPANGQVDLTLKLDVCQSIVDTGSMFELKSAPVITAMSTTGA encoded by the coding sequence ATGCGATTCAAGAAAATCGTCCAACATGCACGCTCGCTTGCAGCCGTTGGCGTTGCGGCCCAGCTCGCGGCTTGCGGCGGAGGTGGCGACCACGCTCTAGCCGAGGGGACGTTGCGCGTATCGCTCGCGAATACCGGGTCGAACACATGTGGTTACGATATGGTCCGCATTGCCGTGGACTCTGTCATGGTGAACCAGAGTGCGAACGCAATCCCTGGTGACGCCGGCTGGCAACCGAAGGATGTGCCGCTGGCACTCCGTCAGGCCAAGGACATGGATTTGTCTGCGCAGAACAACAACTCCCCGCAGGAAGTCGTCACGATGTCGGTACCCGCGGGGAATTATGCGCAAGTGCGCCTGTGGCTGGAACAAAACAGCGCGCTTGTCGTGGCACCCAGCTGGGTCATGCAATCGGGCACGAAGATCACCCTCGACACAAGCAAGGCCGCCACCGTCCCTGTTCCATACGCATTCACCGTGCCGGCGAACGGGCAAGTCGACCTAACTCTGAAACTCGATGTATGCCAGTCCATCGTCGATACCGGCAGCATGTTCGAGCTGAAATCGGCGCCGGTCATTACAGCCATGTCGACCACCGGCGCCTGA
- a CDS encoding CaiB/BaiF CoA-transferase family protein: protein MNQPINKPLQGIRVLDLTRLLPGPMATLHLADLGAEVIKIEDPGAGDYARTMGPVRHEVSQFFVAVNRGKQFMRLDLKKEEQREEFLKLAEAADVVVESFRPGVMDKLGVGWEVLKRRNPRLVMCAISGYGQDGPLAQMAGHDINYIGLAGMLEQNVGPDGVPALSNLQVGDLLGGAQAAVQGILAALLGVKMNGCGRFIDVSMTDAVFVHNIMPLVAVNNFGRTAVPGRDLLTGGVPCYNVYRTGDGRFMAVGALELKFWESCCDVLQRPDLKTRHWSLGQEVGGTDAMAVKAELDAIFAQHSLATWTERFAGVDCCVTPILRMDEAIAHPLFQARAMAVPETHPTEGRYWASGPAVKFKP, encoded by the coding sequence ATGAATCAACCGATCAACAAGCCGCTGCAAGGCATCCGCGTGCTGGACCTGACGCGGCTGCTGCCCGGCCCGATGGCAACCCTGCATCTAGCCGACTTGGGTGCCGAGGTCATCAAGATCGAAGATCCCGGCGCCGGCGACTATGCGCGCACGATGGGCCCGGTGCGCCATGAAGTGTCGCAATTTTTTGTCGCGGTCAATCGCGGCAAGCAGTTCATGCGCCTCGACCTGAAGAAAGAGGAACAGCGCGAAGAGTTCCTCAAACTGGCCGAGGCCGCCGACGTGGTCGTGGAAAGTTTTCGGCCCGGGGTGATGGACAAGCTCGGCGTCGGCTGGGAAGTACTGAAGCGCCGCAACCCGCGACTGGTAATGTGTGCCATTTCCGGCTATGGCCAGGACGGGCCACTGGCGCAGATGGCCGGCCATGACATCAACTATATCGGGCTGGCCGGCATGCTGGAGCAGAACGTCGGGCCCGACGGCGTTCCCGCCCTGTCCAACCTGCAGGTTGGCGACCTTCTCGGCGGCGCACAAGCCGCCGTGCAAGGCATTCTCGCCGCCCTGCTCGGCGTGAAGATGAACGGCTGCGGCCGCTTCATCGACGTGTCGATGACCGATGCCGTATTTGTGCACAACATCATGCCGCTGGTCGCGGTCAACAACTTCGGCCGGACCGCTGTGCCCGGACGCGACCTGCTGACCGGCGGCGTTCCCTGCTATAACGTCTATCGCACCGGCGACGGCCGCTTCATGGCGGTCGGCGCGCTCGAACTGAAATTCTGGGAATCGTGCTGCGACGTGCTGCAACGGCCCGACCTCAAGACAAGGCACTGGAGCCTTGGCCAGGAAGTCGGCGGCACCGATGCCATGGCGGTCAAGGCCGAACTCGACGCGATCTTCGCGCAGCACAGCCTCGCAACATGGACCGAACGATTCGCAGGCGTCGATTGCTGCGTGACGCCGATCCTGCGCATGGACGAAGCCATCGCTCATCCGCTGTTCCAGGCGCGCGCCATGGCCGTGCCAGAAACCCATCCGACCGAAGGCCGCTATTGGGCGAGCGGGCCCGCGGTGAAGTTCAAGCCTTAG
- a CDS encoding DUF4382 domain-containing protein, with amino-acid sequence MKTSISVRHLGLPVALSIAGMLAACGGGGDSATAQGTVQVKLTDAPACGFDNVNVTVTKVRINQSATAGESDAGWQDIALDTPRTIDLLTLTNGLTTDLGIKTLPAGHYTQVRLVLDKTPSANSVVVSGATKALSTPSGQTSGLKVNIKDGGFDVTANSTVNLVLDFDACKSIVTQGNGSYALKPVITAFPVLATTGITGITGSVATGLTAPLVTAQQNGVVVKATVPTSDGKFDLSPLPDSSVSYVVVLTADGRTTAAITGVPVTSGQKTAIGTTITPTVSTTQRIISGTATPVAAQALVRATQNYSNGTTVEVGFKNADASTGQYSLTVPVEAPLLGSYSTSAITLAPDVSATAGKYTLQASATGYASQTANVDVGSADATANFTLVPTP; translated from the coding sequence ATGAAAACATCTATATCCGTTCGCCATCTTGGCCTTCCCGTTGCTCTCAGCATCGCCGGCATGCTTGCCGCTTGTGGCGGTGGGGGCGACAGTGCCACGGCGCAGGGAACGGTGCAGGTCAAGCTGACCGATGCCCCCGCGTGCGGCTTCGATAACGTCAACGTGACCGTGACCAAGGTCCGCATCAACCAAAGTGCGACCGCCGGAGAAAGTGATGCTGGCTGGCAAGATATCGCACTGGACACACCCAGGACGATCGATCTGCTTACGCTGACCAATGGCTTGACGACCGACCTCGGTATCAAGACCCTGCCGGCCGGCCACTATACGCAGGTACGCCTGGTGCTGGACAAGACGCCGTCGGCCAATTCGGTCGTCGTTAGCGGCGCAACCAAGGCACTCTCCACCCCGAGTGGACAAACCAGCGGGCTGAAGGTCAATATCAAGGACGGCGGGTTCGATGTCACGGCCAATTCGACGGTGAACCTGGTGCTCGATTTCGACGCCTGCAAATCGATCGTTACCCAAGGTAACGGCAGCTATGCCCTCAAGCCTGTGATTACGGCATTTCCGGTGCTTGCCACAACTGGGATTACGGGCATCACCGGCAGCGTCGCCACCGGCCTGACCGCGCCGCTCGTCACTGCCCAGCAGAACGGCGTGGTGGTCAAGGCGACCGTGCCGACTTCGGACGGCAAGTTCGACCTGTCGCCGCTGCCCGACAGCTCCGTCTCGTACGTAGTCGTCCTGACCGCCGACGGACGCACCACTGCGGCCATCACGGGCGTTCCCGTGACTTCCGGCCAGAAGACGGCGATCGGCACAACGATCACGCCGACCGTTTCCACAACGCAGAGGATCATCAGCGGCACGGCGACACCGGTAGCGGCGCAAGCCCTGGTACGCGCCACGCAAAACTATTCGAACGGAACAACGGTCGAGGTCGGCTTCAAGAACGCCGATGCAAGCACGGGCCAGTACTCCCTGACGGTTCCGGTTGAAGCGCCGTTGCTGGGCAGCTACAGCACATCCGCGATCACCCTGGCGCCGGATGTGTCGGCCACCGCCGGCAAGTACACCCTGCAAGCGTCCGCCACCGGCTATGCATCCCAGACCGCGAATGTCGATGTCGGCAGTGCCGATGCCACAGCGAACTTCACGCTGGTACCTACACCCTGA
- a CDS encoding encapsulin-associated ferritin-like protein — MASEGFHEPLDKLSPATMDMHRAITSLMEELEAVDWYNQRIDATGDQELKRILEHNRDEEKEHAAMVLEWIRRRDPKMDHELREVLFKPGDIASHEPD, encoded by the coding sequence ATGGCAAGCGAAGGCTTCCATGAACCACTCGACAAACTGTCCCCGGCGACCATGGACATGCATCGCGCAATTACTTCCCTGATGGAAGAACTGGAAGCGGTCGACTGGTACAACCAGCGTATCGACGCGACAGGCGACCAGGAATTGAAGCGCATCCTCGAGCACAACCGCGACGAGGAAAAGGAGCATGCGGCGATGGTGCTGGAATGGATCAGGCGGCGCGATCCGAAGATGGATCACGAATTGCGCGAGGTGCTGTTCAAGCCGGGCGATATCGCCAGTCACGAGCCCGATTGA